The Hahella sp. HNIBRBA332 genome window below encodes:
- a CDS encoding diguanylate cyclase has protein sequence MKSPTLSKKEIETTGQQTGMQVLLVDDDFFFREYISLLLEDAGHKVLKAASAEEGLHILKTHPCSIILTDWMMPAFSGLDFCMQVRRWEQGYHYIILLTGKETSAEVVEGLSAGADDFIKKSASPSEVMARVKCGARIIQQHRKLEEQKEKIAQLAERDPLTNAYNRHFLYTRLPGEIKRSKRYHIELSVIMTDIDHFKRINDGYGHLIGDRALKFFARTLSENLRQNVDWVCRYGGEEFVIVLPNTELDKGVHTAEKLRGILERSVLTTENGELNFTASFGVAALSSLKGVYEMESLLRLADERLYESKNKGRNCVSY, from the coding sequence ATGAAGTCGCCAACCCTGTCGAAGAAAGAGATTGAGACCACAGGTCAACAAACCGGAATGCAAGTGCTGCTCGTGGACGACGACTTCTTCTTCCGCGAGTATATTTCCCTGCTGCTGGAAGACGCCGGCCATAAAGTGCTGAAAGCCGCCAGCGCCGAGGAAGGGCTGCACATCCTGAAAACCCATCCCTGTTCAATCATCCTCACCGACTGGATGATGCCCGCGTTCTCAGGCCTGGATTTTTGCATGCAGGTGCGCCGCTGGGAGCAAGGTTACCACTACATCATCCTGCTGACCGGCAAGGAAACCTCTGCGGAAGTGGTGGAAGGACTCAGCGCCGGGGCCGACGACTTCATCAAGAAATCCGCTTCCCCCAGCGAAGTGATGGCGCGAGTGAAATGCGGCGCGCGCATCATCCAGCAACATCGCAAACTGGAAGAGCAAAAAGAGAAAATCGCGCAACTGGCGGAGCGCGACCCCCTAACTAACGCCTATAACCGGCACTTTCTGTACACCAGATTGCCTGGGGAGATAAAACGCTCCAAACGCTATCACATCGAGCTATCGGTGATTATGACCGACATCGACCACTTCAAACGCATCAACGACGGCTACGGCCACCTGATCGGCGATCGCGCCCTCAAATTCTTCGCCCGCACCCTATCTGAAAACCTGCGCCAGAACGTCGACTGGGTATGCCGCTATGGCGGCGAAGAATTCGTCATCGTGCTACCCAATACAGAACTGGATAAAGGCGTGCACACAGCGGAAAAACTACGCGGCATTCTGGAACGTTCCGTACTGACCACCGAAAACGGCGAACTCAACTTCACCGCCAGCTTCGGCGTCGCCGCCCTCAGCTCCCTGAAAGGCGTCTACGAAATGGAATCCCTGCTACGACTGGCGGACGAACGACTTTATGAGAGCAAAAACAAAGGGCGTAATTGTGTTTCTTATTGA
- a CDS encoding glycosyltransferase family A protein, with protein sequence MSTPLPLVSVVIPSFNCLKYLPHAVNSVLEQDYPNLELIIIDDGSTDGSREWLRNFTLDCEGAVTALYDKGLGAGGARNLGVGYAKGELVAFLDADDLWEPGKLERQVAYHQQNPEAVLSFTDYVHVHENNSAVICGCFEFWPHFQEVALGGLKAGEKRDHAYCTLERATSTLYVENVVGTSSVMVSRDAFFAVGGFDVSLLSASDWDLWLKLSTVGEVGFTLAQDMRYLIRRGAISRSMGKRLAAVGIILSRHLDAATAQDPQSLRLAQAQLAAAYRDYHRSRGEWWKATTSGMSAFLKQPSRRHFKGVINSLLAHREVRLQ encoded by the coding sequence ATGAGCACCCCTTTACCTTTGGTATCCGTCGTCATTCCGTCTTTCAACTGCCTGAAATATCTCCCGCATGCGGTTAATTCCGTATTGGAGCAGGATTATCCGAACCTGGAGTTGATCATTATTGATGACGGCTCAACGGATGGTTCCAGAGAGTGGCTGCGTAATTTCACGCTGGACTGCGAGGGCGCAGTCACCGCGCTGTATGACAAAGGGCTAGGGGCGGGCGGGGCGCGCAATTTAGGGGTGGGCTACGCCAAAGGCGAACTGGTGGCGTTTCTGGACGCCGATGACCTGTGGGAGCCAGGTAAACTGGAACGTCAGGTGGCGTATCATCAACAGAACCCGGAGGCGGTGTTGAGTTTTACTGACTATGTGCATGTTCACGAAAACAACAGCGCGGTGATATGCGGCTGCTTCGAATTCTGGCCGCATTTTCAGGAAGTCGCCTTGGGCGGTCTGAAGGCAGGGGAAAAGCGCGATCACGCTTATTGCACACTGGAGCGCGCGACATCGACGTTGTATGTGGAAAATGTCGTCGGCACATCGAGCGTGATGGTGTCGCGAGACGCTTTCTTCGCAGTGGGCGGCTTCGACGTCAGCCTATTGTCCGCCAGCGACTGGGACCTGTGGCTGAAACTATCCACCGTAGGCGAGGTAGGATTCACTCTGGCCCAGGACATGCGCTACCTCATTCGCCGCGGCGCCATTTCCCGCAGCATGGGCAAACGTCTGGCGGCGGTGGGAATAATCCTGTCGCGACACCTGGACGCCGCCACAGCGCAGGACCCTCAATCCCTAAGACTGGCCCAGGCGCAATTGGCGGCGGCCTACCGTGATTACCACCGCAGCCGGGGAGAATGGTGGAAAGCAACCACCTCCGGCATGTCCGCCTTTCTGAAACAACCCTCGCGACGCCACTTCAAAGGCGTCATCAACAGCTTGCTGGCGCACCGGGAAGTGCGTTTGCAGTAA
- a CDS encoding EAL and HDOD domain-containing protein: MEQILLARQPIVDASLEVVGYELLFRSNDPAAGPVLDGDKATSVVLLNAFTEKSIQEVTSGLLAFVNFTEQLLMEPPPFPKDLLVIEILESVEPTKEICEAVARLAKRGYTIALDDYDLHSNQEVLLEYASIVKLEFPAIERSAFKGLVDKIRRRKKVRLLAEKIETHDDFEFCLNNGCDLFQGYFFSKPEIVTGRKMPQSKLAVLRLIAMVQNPDASFDQIVKTIASDPPLSVKLLQLINSISFRRPQPIDSIHKAAVLLGLEQLRAWVMLLALSGIEDKPKALIVIALIRARMCEQIAATIEPDKCDTYFTIGLFSTLDAFFDRTIEEILSKLPLSSMVIDALLRGEGRAGLALTTVRLYERCDMQNIPWAQLEELGLSGPAISKLYRDSIVWADERSSLKT; encoded by the coding sequence ATGGAACAGATACTGCTCGCCCGCCAACCTATTGTCGATGCATCGCTGGAAGTGGTGGGGTACGAGTTGCTGTTTCGCTCCAATGACCCCGCTGCCGGTCCGGTTCTGGATGGTGATAAGGCCACTTCTGTGGTGCTGCTGAATGCATTTACCGAGAAAAGCATTCAGGAAGTGACCTCCGGCCTTCTGGCGTTCGTCAACTTTACCGAACAATTGCTGATGGAGCCGCCGCCGTTTCCGAAAGACCTGTTGGTGATTGAGATTCTGGAGTCAGTTGAGCCCACCAAGGAAATCTGTGAAGCCGTGGCGCGACTGGCCAAGCGCGGCTACACCATCGCCTTGGACGACTATGACCTGCATAGCAATCAGGAAGTGCTGCTGGAGTATGCTTCCATCGTAAAACTGGAGTTTCCGGCGATTGAGAGGAGCGCGTTCAAAGGCCTGGTGGACAAGATCCGTAGACGCAAGAAAGTGCGTTTGCTGGCGGAAAAAATTGAAACCCATGACGACTTCGAATTTTGCCTCAATAACGGCTGTGACCTGTTTCAGGGGTATTTCTTCAGCAAGCCGGAGATCGTCACCGGCCGTAAAATGCCCCAGAGCAAGCTGGCGGTGTTGCGTTTGATCGCCATGGTGCAGAATCCGGACGCCTCTTTCGACCAAATCGTGAAAACCATCGCCAGCGATCCACCCCTGAGCGTCAAACTGCTGCAACTGATCAACTCCATTTCGTTTCGGCGCCCGCAACCGATTGACTCCATTCACAAGGCGGCGGTGTTGCTGGGGTTGGAGCAGCTGCGCGCCTGGGTGATGTTGCTGGCGCTGTCCGGCATTGAAGACAAACCGAAAGCGCTGATTGTCATTGCGCTGATTCGCGCCCGTATGTGTGAACAGATAGCGGCGACCATCGAACCGGATAAGTGCGACACCTATTTCACCATTGGCCTGTTTTCCACCCTGGATGCATTTTTTGACCGCACTATCGAGGAAATCCTCAGCAAGCTTCCGCTCTCCAGCATGGTGATCGACGCTTTGCTCAGAGGCGAGGGCCGGGCCGGGCTGGCTTTAACAACTGTGCGTTTGTATGAACGTTGCGATATGCAGAATATTCCCTGGGCGCAGCTGGAAGAGCTGGGCTTGAGCGGACCTGCCATCAGTAAGCTATACCGCGACAGCATTGTGTGGGCGGACGAGCGTTCCAGTCTGAAGACATAA
- a CDS encoding glycosyltransferase family 4 protein: MQPLHVSPRSTMTPKTVLLTLDSRGYGGIETHISHLAAGLQAHGVNVTLALLADYGAHPLEKQLSASGVPTVKLRRGLRELIQLLKSTSADVLHTHGYKAGVMGRLAGAATGAPCVSTFHNGDRGAGKLWLYTLIDKVSAGLSTNICVSRDIQQRLRPWASELVNNFIDAPKLDLPPESEQNRVLFVGRLEQEKGPSLFLDIAARLPETEFHMYGSGSLESSLRAQAPDNLTLHGCEPDQQKIWRDADALLITSNTEGLPYAALEAMSRGVAVFSTAVGDLPQLIDHGENGFICAGAADAFANAIERWRLQTPNERRCLRIAAANRVAHQYSAAACIPKLLTIYEKACAV; the protein is encoded by the coding sequence ATGCAACCGTTGCACGTAAGTCCACGCAGCACAATGACGCCGAAAACCGTACTGTTAACCCTGGACAGCCGCGGCTACGGCGGTATAGAAACGCATATCTCACACCTCGCCGCGGGACTGCAGGCCCATGGCGTCAATGTGACGTTAGCGTTGCTGGCGGATTACGGCGCGCATCCTCTGGAAAAGCAGCTCTCCGCCAGTGGCGTCCCGACTGTGAAATTACGCCGAGGCTTGCGGGAGCTCATTCAATTGCTGAAATCGACCTCTGCCGATGTCCTGCATACCCACGGTTACAAGGCGGGGGTTATGGGTCGTCTGGCCGGCGCCGCCACAGGAGCGCCTTGCGTCTCGACGTTCCACAACGGCGATCGCGGCGCAGGCAAACTCTGGCTCTATACGTTGATTGATAAAGTGAGTGCAGGCCTCTCCACCAACATTTGCGTGAGTCGCGATATCCAACAGCGGCTGCGTCCCTGGGCCAGCGAACTGGTCAACAATTTTATCGACGCGCCGAAACTGGACCTGCCTCCGGAAAGCGAGCAAAACCGAGTCCTGTTTGTAGGCAGACTGGAGCAGGAGAAAGGGCCTTCCCTCTTTCTCGATATCGCCGCCCGTCTGCCGGAGACGGAATTCCATATGTACGGCTCTGGCTCACTGGAGTCATCGCTCCGAGCGCAGGCGCCGGACAACCTGACACTGCACGGCTGCGAGCCTGACCAGCAGAAAATCTGGCGTGACGCCGATGCGCTGCTGATCACCTCCAATACAGAAGGCCTGCCCTATGCGGCGCTGGAAGCCATGTCCCGCGGCGTCGCGGTTTTTTCCACCGCCGTCGGCGACCTGCCCCAGTTGATAGATCATGGCGAAAACGGGTTTATTTGCGCTGGCGCTGCGGACGCCTTCGCTAACGCGATTGAGAGGTGGCGCCTACAAACGCCGAATGAACGCCGTTGCCTGCGCATCGCCGCAGCCAATCGCGTCGCACACCAGTACAGCGCCGCCGCCTGCATTCCCAAACTGCTTACTATTTACGAAAAAGCCTGCGCTGTTTAA
- a CDS encoding lipopolysaccharide biosynthesis protein: MSSLFRQAVYYGLGLVLMKGVSFVMLPVITHYLSPHEYGRLDVLLTLMNLLGLVIGLGVVDAMYRFAGMASSEQQRRKVIGSAYFLSCLAGVVVFAALRPATSWLNQWLPASYSDQELSLCLAALALSGFISVPLAWMRMQDRAEWFFCFSVGKACLHAALVYLLLRTGLGLEAVLWGALVSNAALALAALAVQSRHVAPSAAAALARPLLKYGLPLVGGGLCIFLTQGAERWLLAGLGGAEDLAVYGVAAQFALVVALAIEPYTLWWFPRRFIVLGRADGVALNAHYAAAGAMMALSVAIGAACVGPWALRWLLPPEYDMAAQLLPWLALAMGLKQCSHLMNLGCYVETNTRLPTGLNVLVAAVAVPAYALAAAHSGVFGVVYAAVLIYALRFAVFVCASQRRLRLDYPWRDLSIVMSAAVFTPMLMQMDQSVAAICVGAVGVARAGATLLRKRRMVAASAEAELCKP, encoded by the coding sequence ATGTCGTCGCTGTTCAGACAGGCAGTGTATTACGGGCTGGGGCTGGTGCTGATGAAGGGCGTCAGCTTCGTGATGCTGCCGGTGATCACCCATTACCTGTCGCCCCATGAATATGGCCGCCTTGATGTCCTGTTAACGCTGATGAATCTGCTCGGGCTGGTGATCGGCCTGGGGGTGGTGGACGCCATGTATCGCTTTGCGGGGATGGCCTCCAGTGAGCAGCAGCGACGCAAAGTGATCGGCAGCGCCTATTTCCTGAGCTGTCTGGCGGGCGTGGTTGTGTTTGCGGCGCTGCGTCCAGCAACGTCCTGGTTGAATCAATGGTTGCCGGCCAGCTACAGCGATCAGGAGTTGTCATTGTGCCTGGCGGCGTTGGCGCTAAGCGGATTTATTTCTGTGCCCCTGGCCTGGATGCGCATGCAGGATCGGGCGGAATGGTTCTTTTGTTTCAGCGTGGGTAAAGCCTGTCTGCACGCGGCTCTGGTATATCTTCTATTACGCACCGGTCTGGGACTGGAAGCTGTGCTGTGGGGCGCGCTTGTGTCCAACGCGGCGCTCGCTCTGGCGGCGCTGGCGGTGCAGAGTCGTCATGTCGCGCCTTCCGCTGCGGCGGCGCTGGCCAGACCTTTACTGAAATACGGCTTGCCTCTGGTAGGCGGCGGTCTGTGCATTTTCCTGACTCAGGGGGCTGAGCGTTGGCTGCTGGCGGGACTGGGCGGTGCGGAAGACTTGGCGGTATACGGCGTGGCGGCTCAGTTCGCGCTGGTGGTGGCGCTGGCGATCGAGCCCTACACGCTCTGGTGGTTTCCCCGTCGCTTCATCGTGTTGGGTCGCGCGGATGGCGTCGCCCTGAACGCACATTACGCGGCGGCGGGCGCCATGATGGCGTTGTCCGTGGCCATTGGCGCGGCCTGTGTGGGGCCTTGGGCGCTGCGCTGGTTGCTGCCGCCAGAATACGATATGGCGGCCCAATTGTTGCCCTGGCTCGCTTTGGCCATGGGCCTGAAACAGTGCTCTCATCTGATGAATCTCGGCTGCTATGTGGAGACGAACACCCGTCTGCCCACGGGGTTGAATGTGCTGGTCGCCGCTGTCGCCGTTCCCGCATACGCTCTTGCGGCGGCGCACAGCGGCGTCTTCGGCGTGGTGTACGCCGCCGTGTTGATATACGCCTTGCGCTTCGCAGTGTTTGTCTGCGCCAGTCAGCGTCGCTTGCGGCTGGATTATCCCTGGCGCGATCTCAGCATCGTAATGAGCGCCGCCGTGTTCACCCCGATGCTGATGCAGATGGATCAATCGGTGGCGGCGATATGCGTGGGCGCGGTAGGGGTGGCGCGCGCCGGGGCGACCCTCTTGCGCAAACGGCGTATGGTGGCCGCGTCTGCTGAGGCGGAACTGTGCAAGCCCTGA
- a CDS encoding glycosyltransferase, whose translation MNAICRGPQEASTPAPLKSVGYVLPQFPVLTETFVGVEMRAMQRLGHQVTPISLSYPQQNGQSRDEELAAAALYVGDCSRGQGWYTWLKNLRGWGPSSRFALGQDGIRARSLLLQAAQVAALAQRRGCQHLHAHFALHSAAVAIAAARLIGASCSFVGHGFDVYVSPADLRLKLSCADFSVAVCGDMERLFRSLAGGGAGIINIPCGVELDRLPYQHGLGARGRLLFVGRLTEKKGLKHLLEALAAMPSAERLSLDIVGDGPLSSALRGQVASLGLQEQVSFLGGREAEWISAAMTRYHALVAPFCEAPNGDRDTGPLVLKEAMAVGLPVVTTRFMGAAEIVQPDCGFLAAPGDSQSLACAIQHLLDTSDRALQKMVLNARRRVVAEYSSVRQARLLSLAIQEL comes from the coding sequence ATGAACGCGATATGCCGAGGCCCTCAAGAGGCGTCAACGCCCGCCCCGCTGAAGTCAGTGGGCTATGTGCTGCCGCAATTTCCCGTGCTTACGGAAACTTTCGTCGGTGTGGAAATGCGGGCGATGCAGCGCCTGGGTCATCAAGTAACGCCTATCTCGTTATCCTATCCGCAGCAGAATGGACAATCCCGGGATGAGGAGCTGGCCGCGGCCGCCTTGTATGTGGGCGATTGCAGCCGTGGACAAGGCTGGTATACCTGGCTGAAGAATCTAAGAGGGTGGGGGCCCAGTTCCCGCTTTGCGCTGGGGCAGGACGGTATTCGCGCGCGTTCGTTATTGCTGCAGGCCGCTCAGGTGGCGGCGCTGGCCCAGCGCAGGGGATGCCAGCATCTGCATGCGCATTTCGCTTTGCACTCCGCTGCGGTGGCGATCGCCGCGGCGCGGTTGATAGGCGCTTCCTGCTCATTTGTCGGTCATGGCTTTGATGTCTACGTCAGTCCGGCGGACCTTCGTCTCAAGCTGTCCTGCGCGGACTTCAGCGTGGCGGTTTGCGGCGATATGGAACGACTGTTTCGCTCCCTGGCCGGTGGCGGAGCCGGGATTATTAACATTCCCTGCGGCGTGGAGCTGGATCGTTTGCCTTATCAACATGGTCTGGGGGCGAGAGGTCGGCTTCTGTTTGTGGGGCGGCTGACGGAGAAAAAGGGGCTCAAACATTTACTGGAAGCGTTGGCGGCGATGCCTTCCGCGGAACGTCTCAGTCTGGATATTGTCGGTGATGGACCACTGTCTTCCGCGTTGCGGGGGCAGGTCGCCAGCCTGGGGTTGCAGGAGCAGGTGTCCTTTCTCGGCGGTCGCGAGGCGGAATGGATCAGCGCCGCCATGACCCGCTATCACGCTTTAGTCGCGCCATTTTGCGAAGCGCCTAATGGCGACCGGGACACTGGACCGCTGGTATTGAAAGAGGCTATGGCGGTCGGGTTGCCAGTGGTCACGACCCGATTTATGGGCGCGGCGGAGATCGTGCAGCCCGATTGCGGTTTTCTGGCGGCGCCGGGAGACAGTCAGAGTCTGGCCTGTGCGATCCAGCACTTGCTAGATACGTCGGATCGGGCGCTGCAGAAGATGGTGCTGAACGCACGTAGAAGGGTGGTGGCGGAATATTCCTCCGTGCGACAGGCGCGCCTGTTGTCACTGGCGATTCAAGAGTTGTAA
- a CDS encoding S8 family serine peptidase, with product MRKYLCSAGVALFPCLLSLSSGAWAASEPPPVKAVLVKYKSDALAHGVRRAAPLAGVNAADPVTRDGALVRYNLNGMTPEAAVAHFAADPAVAYAEPDYPLRMDATPDDPALTEQWALFNVDDRNNDIHALDAWNLQTGDTHVLLGMIDSGVDYRHEDLQDNLWINPGEIPNNGRDDDGNGYVDDIYGVNVVNRSGDPMDANKHGTHVAGIMAAVGDNGLGGVGVNWRGALVTCAFIDEDGFGYTSDAIACMDYMVDLKRRGEALAAINNSWGGGAPGQAMEEAIRRVEAAGVLMVFSAGNDGRNNDHYGHFPSNYDNPAIVSVASTDREGELSGFSNYGLEKVHIAAPGSDIYSTLPNHAYGSLSGTSMAAPMITGTLGLMAAHNPELDAQSLKQALLDGADKVAALEGKIPDGRRLNLEKALLAADDRPGFRIAPETDVVDIPQGEMRSLTARLQPLFAWRGMADLSVSQPQAGVYVQLPRALQANESGDLTFSVGAETPVGRYFVELKGVESDKASQPFKSAKRITVNVLPQGTRDFDYANGEATPIPDHSSRGLWSPMRVSENLELWDASVSLNISHPWRGDLQVNLLSPDGRSFRLRERGGLTEDDLVRSYRLPQMRNIPSQGLWFLQVIDASPFQEGVLNHWEMRLRGRPLAAAELSERTLQTADITLPKGETTEIVLPQHAVGKIKGVAVDLAISGAWLGGYKVTLLSPAGTEYVLHDKNGSFNDYDLQLADHFITDFHDEEAAGPWKIQVARIGLDDKALLRHGAIRLYIATN from the coding sequence ATGCGTAAATATCTTTGCAGCGCCGGGGTGGCGCTGTTCCCTTGTTTATTGTCGCTGTCATCCGGGGCCTGGGCGGCGTCGGAACCGCCGCCGGTGAAGGCGGTGCTGGTGAAGTATAAAAGCGACGCCCTGGCTCACGGAGTTCGGCGCGCTGCGCCGCTGGCGGGCGTCAATGCCGCTGATCCGGTTACCCGGGATGGCGCTCTGGTGCGTTACAATCTGAATGGCATGACGCCGGAGGCGGCGGTGGCCCACTTCGCTGCGGACCCCGCAGTGGCCTACGCCGAGCCGGATTATCCGTTGCGTATGGACGCAACGCCGGATGACCCCGCGCTGACTGAGCAATGGGCTTTGTTCAATGTCGACGATCGCAACAACGACATTCACGCGCTGGACGCCTGGAACCTGCAAACCGGCGACACGCATGTGCTGCTGGGCATGATCGACAGCGGCGTGGACTATCGACATGAGGATTTGCAGGACAACCTGTGGATCAATCCTGGCGAGATTCCCAATAACGGCCGCGATGACGACGGCAATGGTTACGTGGACGATATCTACGGCGTCAACGTGGTGAATCGCAGCGGCGATCCGATGGACGCCAACAAACATGGCACCCATGTCGCTGGCATCATGGCGGCGGTGGGCGATAACGGGCTGGGCGGCGTTGGCGTCAACTGGCGCGGCGCGCTGGTCACCTGCGCCTTTATCGACGAGGATGGCTTCGGTTACACCTCTGATGCGATCGCTTGCATGGACTACATGGTGGATCTCAAGCGTCGCGGCGAAGCGCTGGCGGCGATCAACAACAGCTGGGGCGGCGGCGCGCCGGGACAGGCGATGGAGGAAGCCATACGCCGGGTGGAGGCTGCTGGCGTGCTGATGGTGTTCTCCGCTGGGAACGATGGCCGCAATAATGATCATTACGGCCACTTCCCCTCTAACTACGACAACCCCGCCATCGTCTCTGTCGCCAGCACGGATCGGGAAGGGGAGTTGTCCGGCTTCTCCAATTACGGTCTGGAAAAAGTGCATATCGCGGCGCCGGGCTCGGATATCTATTCCACCTTGCCCAATCACGCCTACGGCTCCCTCAGCGGCACCTCCATGGCCGCGCCGATGATCACCGGGACTTTGGGGCTGATGGCGGCGCACAACCCGGAGTTGGACGCGCAATCGCTGAAACAGGCGTTGCTGGACGGGGCCGACAAGGTGGCGGCGTTGGAGGGCAAGATTCCCGACGGGCGCCGTCTGAATCTGGAAAAAGCCCTGTTGGCGGCGGATGATCGTCCAGGCTTTCGCATTGCGCCGGAAACGGACGTGGTGGATATTCCCCAGGGCGAGATGCGTTCATTGACCGCGCGGCTGCAGCCTTTGTTCGCCTGGCGTGGAATGGCGGATCTGTCTGTCTCGCAGCCACAGGCGGGCGTCTATGTGCAGCTCCCTCGCGCTTTGCAAGCGAATGAAAGCGGCGATCTGACCTTTAGCGTTGGCGCCGAGACGCCGGTGGGACGCTATTTCGTGGAGCTTAAAGGCGTGGAAAGCGATAAGGCGAGCCAGCCCTTCAAAAGCGCCAAGCGCATCACCGTCAATGTGTTGCCGCAAGGAACGCGGGACTTTGATTACGCCAACGGCGAAGCGACGCCCATTCCTGACCATAGCTCCCGTGGGTTGTGGAGCCCGATGCGGGTGTCCGAGAATCTGGAGCTGTGGGACGCTTCGGTGAGTCTGAATATCTCTCACCCCTGGCGCGGCGACTTGCAGGTCAACCTGCTGTCACCGGACGGGCGGAGCTTTCGTTTGCGGGAGCGGGGTGGTCTGACGGAGGATGATCTGGTGCGCTCGTATCGGCTGCCACAGATGCGCAATATTCCTTCGCAAGGACTGTGGTTCCTGCAAGTGATCGACGCTTCGCCGTTTCAGGAGGGCGTGCTCAATCATTGGGAAATGCGTCTGCGTGGGCGTCCGTTGGCCGCAGCGGAGTTGAGCGAGCGCACGTTGCAGACCGCGGACATCACTCTGCCCAAAGGCGAGACGACGGAAATCGTGCTGCCTCAGCATGCGGTGGGCAAAATCAAAGGCGTTGCGGTGGATCTGGCGATCAGCGGCGCCTGGCTGGGCGGCTATAAAGTCACTCTGCTGTCCCCGGCGGGCACGGAGTATGTGCTGCACGATAAAAACGGCAGCTTCAATGACTACGACCTGCAACTGGCGGATCATTTCATCACGGATTTCCATGACGAAGAGGCTGCCGGCCCCTGGAAAATTCAGGTGGCGCGTATTGGCCTGGACGACAAGGCGTTGCTGCGCCATGGCGCAATCAGACTTTACATCGCGACCAACTGA
- a CDS encoding O-antigen ligase — protein sequence MQALSRHNQLTLGAGGAALLSLGFYFSPHPLLAGLAPLGILAAVGVFRAPFLVCLGFILFSFFRLHEAFPALGPFRIPQLLALASLAVLSWRLFVSRAIEVYWSRELTLFAFFFGLTACGVMLATNRGAAMGAFTGTYVKIAIMVLAIAWLTRTPRDFSVAAWAFIGAGVAIALVAISNKLNGIGLVEGARVTIGRDIGSMIGDPNDLALVLTFPLSFAASMVLTQGQTRWRMLLGLLAYGVIVWAILCTQSRGGLLGITAVAGVLVWRRVRNKMLVMMLGGIALMVLVAAAGISDRASGGAAEEGIDESAMGRIYAWQAAFNMALAHPFTGVGIDNFYSNYYFYSPHWDGKNHAVHSTWFQVLAETGFVGLGFFVVLLVGMFRKIFSLLRRLSYSPTPDRTQLMIANALLSGLTGFCVSGTFLTQGFIWPLYILLALTVAAGRAAERAQSSDAQG from the coding sequence GTGCAAGCCCTGAGCCGACACAATCAGTTGACGCTGGGCGCCGGCGGCGCGGCGTTGTTGTCTTTGGGATTCTACTTTTCTCCCCACCCCTTGCTGGCGGGGCTGGCGCCGCTGGGAATATTGGCGGCGGTCGGCGTGTTCAGGGCGCCGTTTCTGGTCTGTCTGGGCTTTATTCTGTTTTCCTTCTTCCGCCTGCATGAAGCGTTTCCCGCGCTGGGGCCGTTTCGCATTCCGCAACTGCTGGCGCTGGCTTCTCTGGCGGTGCTGAGCTGGCGCTTATTCGTTTCCAGGGCCATCGAGGTGTACTGGAGTCGTGAGTTGACGCTGTTCGCCTTCTTCTTTGGGCTGACGGCCTGTGGCGTGATGCTGGCCACCAATCGAGGCGCGGCCATGGGCGCCTTTACTGGCACTTACGTCAAAATCGCCATCATGGTGCTGGCCATCGCCTGGTTGACGCGCACGCCACGAGATTTTTCCGTCGCCGCCTGGGCGTTTATCGGCGCGGGCGTGGCGATCGCATTAGTCGCCATTTCCAACAAGCTGAACGGCATCGGACTGGTGGAAGGGGCGCGGGTCACAATCGGTCGTGATATCGGCTCCATGATCGGCGATCCCAACGATCTGGCGCTGGTGCTGACCTTTCCGCTCAGCTTCGCCGCCAGCATGGTGCTGACCCAGGGCCAAACCCGCTGGCGAATGCTGTTGGGGCTTCTGGCTTACGGTGTGATCGTATGGGCGATTTTATGCACCCAAAGTCGAGGCGGTCTATTGGGCATCACTGCGGTGGCCGGCGTGTTAGTGTGGCGTCGGGTGCGCAACAAAATGCTGGTGATGATGCTTGGAGGCATAGCGTTGATGGTTCTGGTCGCCGCCGCGGGTATTTCCGATCGTGCTTCCGGCGGCGCCGCGGAGGAGGGCATTGACGAGTCCGCCATGGGGCGGATATATGCCTGGCAGGCCGCGTTCAATATGGCGCTGGCGCATCCCTTCACCGGCGTCGGCATCGATAATTTCTACTCCAATTATTACTTCTACAGCCCGCATTGGGACGGCAAAAATCATGCGGTGCATTCGACCTGGTTTCAGGTGTTGGCGGAAACGGGGTTCGTTGGCCTCGGCTTTTTCGTCGTGTTGCTGGTGGGGATGTTTCGCAAGATTTTCAGCCTGCTGCGGCGCTTGAGTTACTCACCGACGCCTGATCGAACTCAGCTCATGATAGCGAATGCGCTGCTATCCGGTCTGACCGGTTTCTGTGTGTCCGGAACCTTCCTGACTCAGGGGTTTATCTGGCCTCTGTATATTCTTCTGGCTTTGACCGTGGCGGCGGGGCGCGCCGCTGAGCGAGCGCAGTCCAGTGACGCGCAGGGATAA